The genomic stretch GCAACTCCTCGGTGCCGGCCACCAGGACGTCGGTGAGCGAGGAGTTCACGGACAGGGTGGTCAGCGCGCCCTGGTACTCGGGGGCGAATGCCTTGCCGTACATGGATGCCTTTCGGTCCGTATACACCACATCTATACATCGCACGTATACATGGCGTGTATAGAGCATCGGAAACCAGCCCTGGCCCCCTGTGGGACCAGGGCGGTGTCATCTGTTGTGGATCAAGACGTGGACGGAGCCGAAGGGGTTGCCCGTGAGGCGCAGATCACCTCACGGGCCGTCAGTGCTGCTGAGTTTTCGGCGGGGTCGCCTCGCTCGGCCGTACGACGACGAAGCCCTCGCCGCTGAGCATCAGCTGGACGGCCTCGCCCGAGCCGCCGCGCAGCATCGAGCCGATGGACTGAGAGCGGTGCAGCGAGGTCCCCAGGCCCGCGCTCCAGCCGACCACCGCGTCGGTGTCGACGTAGACCGGATACTGCGCGGACACCGGGATCACCAGCGGATTGCCCTCGCAGACCAGACCCAGCCGGCCCTGCCCGGTGAACACGCTGTTGAACAGCCCGCCGCCGGTGATGCCCGCCCCCTTCACGGTCGCTATCCGGTACGACAGCGTGGCGTCGAAGCACAGCACGTTACGGCCGTTGACGGTGAACTCGTCGCCGGGGTCGACCTCGACGACGAAGCAGTTCTGCGCCTCGTGCGCGAACCACGCCTCGCCCTGGCCGCGCACCGCCATCAGCGGCAGACCCTCCCCGGTGACCGCGCGCTTGAGCATGCCGCCCACGCCCTGGCCCTTGCGCTCGAACTGGAGACTGCCGCGATAGGCGATCATCGCGCCCTGCCGCGCCAGCATTTCGCCGCTCACCGCGTACCGGATGCACTTGGCGTTCTCGACCGTCATGCCCGGCGCGGTGGCGGGCCGGACCATGTGCTCACTGGAAAACAGGTCACCCTTCATGACGGCATCGTGTCCCGGACGATGTCCTTCCGCCCAGATCGCGCCGTACGGTCCGTCAGGCGCCGAAGAGTTGGGTCCAGTACGTGCCGGCCGGGCCGCCGCCCGCGAAACCGATGCCGATGTGCGTGAAGTCGCGCTTGAGGATGTTGGCGCGGTGGCCGGGGCTGTTC from Streptomyces davaonensis JCM 4913 encodes the following:
- a CDS encoding AIM24 family protein, translated to MKGDLFSSEHMVRPATAPGMTVENAKCIRYAVSGEMLARQGAMIAYRGSLQFERKGQGVGGMLKRAVTGEGLPLMAVRGQGEAWFAHEAQNCFVVEVDPGDEFTVNGRNVLCFDATLSYRIATVKGAGITGGGLFNSVFTGQGRLGLVCEGNPLVIPVSAQYPVYVDTDAVVGWSAGLGTSLHRSQSIGSMLRGGSGEAVQLMLSGEGFVVVRPSEATPPKTQQH